The sequence GCAATGGTTGCCATTAAAGCTTGGAATGGTGTAATATCACCTTCACCTTGCTTTTTTCTTCCCTCGAAGAGGGTGAACCTTATAGACCACCCAAGTCTGCGGAACTGTATGCCCCCAAGGTATATTGTTAGCAACAACCCTGTACCTACCAGTAAAATCATTATTGGGGGGCCCCAAACCATGCCATCCAGCCAGTTTATAAAGTCCATTATGGCACTCATCTTAGCACCTCCAAAGAGTACTGCATAGTGCACTATGGCATTAAGATTAACGCTAAAGAATTATTTAAAACTTTCTAGCACATTTATGAACCTCAATGAAATAAAATCAAGAAAGAGGACATTACCAATGAACATATTTTCAAGATTTTATGAGGCTAAATGAAACACTACCAGAACTTTCCGTGTTCTTCTCTTGGAATAGGGCAGAGAACTATTCTCCTCGCCCACAGACAATCTCCGCAGCTTGGTACGTTTCCCCAGCAGTCCATTTTTGAGCCCTTGGCATAATCACACGCGTCAACAACAGGACAATCTGTGCAGGAGGGATAGAGGGAATTTCTAACACTAAACCTGAACCACGTATATTCTCTGCTCGTCCATATTTCTTTCAGAGATTTCTCTCTCACATTGCCAAAGGAATAAGCTTCCACCCTTTTTTCCCTTCCGAAAATGTATTCCGGGTATGTATGAAGAAAGCGATAACACGGTGCAACTTCTCCATCCCACCTAACCACAGCGACGTTATTTTCAACAAAGTCACAGTGTCTTTCACTTCTAAGTTTAAATTCCGCTACTTTAACTGGAAATCCACGATATATCTGGGGATAAAGTTTGGAAAGTGCATTGCTTATATCGACACTCCCGTCGTAGATTATCATCTCGGCATGCTCTGCTGTAATCGGCATTAGGTTTGAGAAAAGCAGGGCATCTATGTTAAACCTAGAGAGATACTTCACAAGCTCTGCCATTTGTGTGTAGTTCTCTTTTGTCAAGACTACTTCAACTCCAACATGCGGAATCTCCGTATTTTCCCTCTTCTTTACCTCGGCAAACTTTTTGAGCCGTTCAACTGTAACGCTGGGCATTATATGGCCTAATCTCGTTGGCTGTGTTGGGATTGCATCCAGAGAAATATACATTAAATCAACTCTGAGCTTTACAAGCTCTTCAATAAGTTTATCCGTGAGAAGAAAACCGTTCGTTGAAATACCTACAGCATATCCCCTCTTTTTTACCTCTTTTACCATGTCCATAAAACGGGGATGCACAAGGGGTTCACCAATGCCACCAAAGTAAATCATCTTTAAGTTAGGAAACTCTTTGGCATCATCTAGAATTTTCAAGAAAAGGTTATAGTCCATATCGCCCTCTTCATCTTCCCAGTACTGCTTAAAACACATCTCACATCTCAAATTACATCGGTTTGTTATTTCAATGTAGAGGTATCTCATATCTGGAGCTTTAGGAAGCAGAATCTTAGCGTTATCCCAATGAAACTCATGCATTCAACCGCCTCCCACTGGAGGGAATATACTTACCACGTCTTCGTCCTTGAGCTTGGTGTTAAGCTTCTCAAGGTGCTCGATGTTTTTTCCGTTAACCAAGATAACGGCTCCCTTTTCGAGCTCTTTTTTCATTTTGGAATATTCGTTATAGAGCTTTTCCAGAAGCTCTCCCACTGTCTCAGCCTGAACTTCGAGCTCGCTCTTTCCAACAATGCCCCTGAGTGTAGCAAAAACCCTTACCTTAACCATTTTCCTCACCCAAAAAATAAATAATGAAGAAAAGTTAATAATACTTATCCAAACCAAGCTCCTTAAGCTTCTCCTCAGTCGGATATCCTTTCTCGTCCCAGCCTCTGAGCTTGTAGTATTTTGGAAGGATCTCGTGGAGTTTTACCACGTGTCCTTTGTTGGGCCCTTCAGGCATCGGCTCTTCTAAGAATCTCTTGGGTAGAGTATCGTCTTTTTCTGGGACTAAGCCGGCTTTAAGGTTAAAGATCCTCTCAATGTTCCATACTCTCTCTCCCGCCTTGAGCCACTCGTTAGTTGTGTAATCAAAGCCCGTTGCGGCATTTAGCATCTCGGCGTAGTCATCCGCTCCAAGTGCAAAGCTTGTGAAGAGGCACAGTCCAGCAGAATCGATTACTGCAGTCAAATCTTGGAATATCTTAACCCACTTGGCTTTCTCTTCGCTTACGTCATGAGGATCAAGCTTTACTGGAACACCTAAGATTTCTGGACTGATCATGTAACCTCTAACGTGACATCCGCCTCTGTTGGAGGTGGCATAAGTAACACCGTGTCCTTCTGCTCCTCTGGGATCGTATGCTGGGAGCTCCTGCTTCTTAACGCTCATTGAGTACTCTGGATGCCCGTAGCTCTCAGCCAAGCGGTAGCTTCCTTCAGCTAGTTTGTCCCCAAAGCCCTCTCTCTTTGCAATTTTCTCAATGTAGTAATGGAGCACTTCACTGTTTCCAAACCTCAATGGTGGTGCATCTCCAAGCTCTTCCTGCTTTATGATTCCCTTCTCATAAAGCTCCATAGCTGCCGCTAGAGTTCCACCTGTTGAAATCGTATCAAGACCAAATTCGTCACAGAGGTGGTTTGCTATCACTATGCTCGCCAAGTCGTTTATGCCACAGGTTGCACCAAGAGCCCATATGCTCTCGTATTCGGGACCTTCGGTAATTCCTACAGCTGGGTGATATGAGACTCTTCCACATCCAATTGGACATGCAAAGCATGGGTGGTTCCTCACTAAATACTTCGCGGCCAAAGCTTCACCGCTCTGCTCATTGGCGTACTTAAAGACTCCTGTCTGGAAGTTGTACGTTGGATAAAGACCATTCTCGTTGATTATGTTTACTAGAACTGCAGTTCCATACTGTGGAAGTCCTCCGCCCGTAATTGGATTCTCCTTTATCTTCTTTATCTTCTCCTTAACGACGCTCATGAACTTTTCTTTGTCAGCAAGC comes from Thermococcus litoralis DSM 5473 and encodes:
- a CDS encoding tungsten cofactor oxidoreductase radical SAM maturase, which codes for MHEFHWDNAKILLPKAPDMRYLYIEITNRCNLRCEMCFKQYWEDEEGDMDYNLFLKILDDAKEFPNLKMIYFGGIGEPLVHPRFMDMVKEVKKRGYAVGISTNGFLLTDKLIEELVKLRVDLMYISLDAIPTQPTRLGHIMPSVTVERLKKFAEVKKRENTEIPHVGVEVVLTKENYTQMAELVKYLSRFNIDALLFSNLMPITAEHAEMIIYDGSVDISNALSKLYPQIYRGFPVKVAEFKLRSERHCDFVENNVAVVRWDGEVAPCYRFLHTYPEYIFGREKRVEAYSFGNVREKSLKEIWTSREYTWFRFSVRNSLYPSCTDCPVVDACDYAKGSKMDCWGNVPSCGDCLWARRIVLCPIPREEHGKFW
- a CDS encoding ubiquitin-like small modifier protein 1, which encodes MVKVRVFATLRGIVGKSELEVQAETVGELLEKLYNEYSKMKKELEKGAVILVNGKNIEHLEKLNTKLKDEDVVSIFPPVGGG
- a CDS encoding aldehyde ferredoxin oxidoreductase family protein, whose translation is MFGYMGKILRVNLTTGEIKVEELKEEDAKEFIGGRGLATKLLLEEIDPKVDPLSPENKLIFATGPLTGTTAPTGGRYMVVTKSPLTGFIASSNSGGFFGPELKFAGYDALIVEGKADHPVYISIKDEDVEIKDASHLWGKRVGETTDKLLEEFGDKKARVACIGPAGENLVRFANIMNDKHRAAGRSGVGAVMGSKNLKAVVVRGTKQVELADKEKFMSVVKEKIKKIKENPITGGGLPQYGTAVLVNIINENGLYPTYNFQTGVFKYANEQSGEALAAKYLVRNHPCFACPIGCGRVSYHPAVGITEGPEYESIWALGATCGINDLASIVIANHLCDEFGLDTISTGGTLAAAMELYEKGIIKQEELGDAPPLRFGNSEVLHYYIEKIAKREGFGDKLAEGSYRLAESYGHPEYSMSVKKQELPAYDPRGAEGHGVTYATSNRGGCHVRGYMISPEILGVPVKLDPHDVSEEKAKWVKIFQDLTAVIDSAGLCLFTSFALGADDYAEMLNAATGFDYTTNEWLKAGERVWNIERIFNLKAGLVPEKDDTLPKRFLEEPMPEGPNKGHVVKLHEILPKYYKLRGWDEKGYPTEEKLKELGLDKYY